In the genome of Halictus rubicundus isolate RS-2024b chromosome 9, iyHalRubi1_principal, whole genome shotgun sequence, one region contains:
- the LOC143356908 gene encoding small subunit processome component 20 homolog has translation MKNKPIRHKECNTFQFKPFSERINEIDVDIFHRVAHRNEEDDEVETYFHQTLQKWNLLNLTEGYCSFKKQVRDIVTLAQLINQKQFVIDTLLEYLEKKDVLFMQPILELVVAVSKDLQKDFYEYFPQFLSVITDLLQTKDTEQLEYAFTALAYLFKFLWRYLVKNINTVLDLLLPLLADTQPAYINNFAAESFAFVVRKVKDKDSFLNTVITILEKNPNAVSGCGKLLFDAISGTPGQFHSCAEQMLSLYLNALNNDDVNQDLMFKVLKEIINCFVQNIHPHKCQIFWSVLLNVMNTSIEKSKSFQPTAGKEKSLILIMQLLCTVINHKNGRFVLEPVPLIKKLVQTLDIFENDSGVLQEILNAAVAILLAANIKLMQETSSQILFKIMAVKDVKLLYRAVESLMDYSAFEAMILPHILRHSITNQFTNDSLRLFANIVKTKVPLSINGMNLNKWQKYVLDIRGAKSDTIDFFLEELKGLSDNNVSTNTLKTLIVLPHLKPLPEKFADVLKEGILSLYGRIMNDANTEDDLNKLCFSFLLASESAIHILEPEILHNFIETQAIKIPDLLAKYPDNKFILNAVDLYITYFSVSEYQEMYINVTVFDNINNSLASKLSSPFSDVRLVVTHLYSLYSNIKELKNSISNVEKSPMELLYLAECEPITVQTYRNRLLHLQTLSFEGTILSNLKAKYNDIPLRYLLGCLYINFSILWEPVSKIVATYANKECEQFWQVFLTELKSCHKEAPDYKALYECDIISEIEVEIQKIKDKPDYQNHTILLWKCMGNFSHYCEMKNRDITGIFIDYVNENFFKTNSEDGNCCSILQTQVLDTPDSKMDVDADDEIDPELEENEDEKDEAEQKMETEEKEVPSTNRKSKSANTKSKQIFMPHRVYKAKVLIAQLEIFSKITNPRTLYRESEIQKIYLDLLSSKNPDIQKAALNCLLTYKHKYLLPYKDNLVSLISEQNLKNELTRFKIDEESSMIQNEHRKDIIPILMRLLYAKMVSKTGMRTGGKGGGLVRRKLILRFLAGTQEDEMIIFVKMAFKPFNKYMPLEVNEKVNLEELTQNIINSVNLNNVVPPKRLQSAINLLGILIEQFGSKMGQKLLPYLLGLVICILAEVTGILQRSDKVHVGYLPSIRNVRRSCILILVRFCGHYENYEWSKHEMDALFNTAVFPWLEKLPIEGIHSPTPLLKLFMVWSQNSRYYPLFIKYRADNKTISPLPYVMRLLLGPKTHPSVVNAILEMIEKMVTLQDYGKRNENDMETDGALVPLTPILTNLLEINEEALSSGVNFGSTILLPHVFSILEHIKKKLGKTNRGVNKTELVILSRISEFVRDADACDTLLTLIVPILVRRTGAREGEETIIELITTVINLIKHIKKPEIHLRAILPLLGTISSIPARKLFLGLYKTIVERSAEESRETLIQHYNIINALNAWDRKWLDQPDFQKRLDAFTEINSAVEKDAITLEFGVAVIYNCYYFLKNDADLAMRDYAGQCLKLIGPKLAMKYKENTIDRRYVMDETILVLIRKGIVSKIEAVRLHSIGFLGTMSMECAEAHPVLRDLSLLTNKIDPEVDFFENMQHLQMHRRARALLKFCSLAKTLRKAPNPRTLTQFILPLASSYLCNEAFIHKNSIVDAAIETVGTVCRLLPWQQYEIILKYYLGKVRNSIEYQKQLVRLIVAILDSFHFDLSKYKFVDESLASGSRKEITGDNPISSEKVKKDENVAETLVSKNVNEEENLDDALNSDNVEILEEIVEKEQKEAQEEELVMEKQTILSQQGAKRVVFSISKELLPQLHRSIIARTSRESSHKVNKKRVAADNEEEELMRVPIALAFVKLLQKLPEFILNANLPGIFMKLCTFLKSRLDSVRRITREVLQKIMITLGPKYLHYLLREMNTLLTKGFQVHVLAYTVQSVLVALKPYFQKFDINENLQSILSVCKVDLFGLTAEEKEVIGIVKNVSEAKSTKSFDIFHILAEYITESCLVDLILPLKEVLMRTHSHKTIQKVVECLRNVVLGLADNAFIPLEQMLIFLYGIVSESIPQLLPQKKQKEYTEKEAEALARRKPDLYIIPLQPKNRMGVKAVSKTSINTNVHIIMEFGLKLFHILLKRDKISGEAFAPFIDPFVPITSDCLKSQHVKLSTLALQCLNWLLKMDLSSIQESISEICTSIFNILHKYAAAGLSKGDNFDLVMAGFKCMSVIVRDVKNYTITTDQLKVLIMYAEQDIHDNDKHATAFGLLKAIIARKMNFPEMYLVMEKVATLSITSELEHVRQQSRSVFYSYIMEYPLGKHLNKHIAFYLTQLNYEMQPGRLSALEMLHSIVTGFPVRTLVLKSGLIFVMASASLVNDDDPTCRKLCAKCIKEMITRIPYNKRSKLFDIVLEWLRDTEISHRVLAAQLCGIFVSVEKDTFESRLKEALPLILKQFHAKFDDKEEPGRFVKLHTAAELEMQPNIKDPERLKDHHMFQVLQLLLKISANCTAFLKTNQYKEAVCSIAEYSQSLLAHPHAWVRLAASQMIGFILAALDIDKIVDLLENPEKCEAESGYMYYDPTSIIRSLSLDLIAQLLPDTTFEELMDQTVKNLIFIARILKSVNTCDDAIADKGDGTKEKDKNQLSLPWLLRKLRKAVNVEITRAPKSKSVRTAFLKWVAGVVATIPIEHLNGVLFSIMSPIAREMASTEEHNVALRRLAKEAATMIKKRMGNEEYTRLLSRVQQKLDIKKTERRKIRTQQYVTDPELAAKRKIARQQKKKEARKRKSSTMRGKKMVKKRPKKEVDLDIV, from the exons ATGAAGAACAAACCAATTCGTCATAAAGAATGCAACACCTTTCAG TTTAAGCCATTTTCCGAAAGGATAAATGAAATTGACGTTGATATATTTCACcgtgtcgcacatcgaaacgaGGAAGATGATGAAGTCGAAACATATTTCCATCAGACTCTTCAGAAATGGAATCTTCTTAACCTCACAGAGGGTTATTGTAGCTTTAAGAAACAAGTTCGTGACATTGTCACGCTTGCTCAGTTGATTAATCAGAAACAGTTTGTCATTGACACGTTATTAGAATACTTGGAGAAAAAGGATGTTTTGTTTATGCAGCCAATTTTAGA ATTAGTGGTGGCTGTGTCTAAAGATCTGCAGAAAGATTTTTACGAGTATTTCCCTCAGTTTTTATCAGTTATCACTGATTTATTGCAAACCAAAGACACTGAACAACTAGAGTATGCTTTTACAGCATTGGCGTATCTGTTCAAATTTCTGTGGCGTTACCtggtgaaaaatattaataccgTACTAGATCTGCTATTGCCATTATTAGCAGATACACAACCAGCTTATATTAACAATTTTGCAGCTGAAAGTTTTGCGTTTGTAGTGCGTAAAGTCAAAGATAAAGATTCTTTCTTAAATACTGTGATCACTATCCTGGAAAAAAATCCTAATGCAGTGTCAGGCTGTGGAAAATTATTATTTGACGCGATTTCTGGCACACCAGGACAATTTCACTCATGCGCAGAACAAATGCTTTCATTATATTTGAATGCATTGAATAACGATGATGTCAATCAAGATTTAATGTTTAAAGtattgaaagaaataattaattgctttgtgcaaaatatacATCCACACAAATGTCAAATATTCTGGTCTGTGCTATTAAATGTTATGAACACTTCTATTGAGAAGAGTAAAAGCTTCCAACCAACAGCTGggaaagaaaaaagtttgattctCATAATGCAATTATTGTGTACGGTTATTAATCATAAAAATGGAAGATTCGTCCTAGAACCAGTACCATTGATAAAAAAGTTAGTTCAGACTCTGGATATCTTCGAAAATGACAGTGGCGTTCTGCAAGAGATTCTAAATGCAGCAGTTGCTATTCTTTTAGCAGCCAATATTAAATTAATGCAAGAAACTTCGAGCcagatattatttaaaattatggcTGTAAAGGATGTAAAATTATTATACAGAGCTGTAGAAAGTTTGATGGATTACTCGGCATTTGAAGCAATGATATTACCACACATATTACGACATAGTATCACTAATCAATTCACAAATGATTCCTTACGATTATTTGCCAACATAGTGAAAACAAAAGTTCCACTAAGCATAAATGGAATGAATTTAAACAAATGGCAGAAGTATGTTTTAGACATTCGAGGTGCAAAATCAGATACAATTGACTTCTTTTTGGAAGAATTGAAAGGTTTATCAGATAATAATGTATCAACCAACACATTGAAAACGTTAATTGTTTTACCACATTTGAAACCTTTACCAGAAAAGTTCGCAGACGTTTTGAAAGAAGGAATATTGTCTCTGTATGGACGGATAATGAATGATGCTAATACAGAAGatgatttaaataaattatgtttCAGTTTTCTATTAGCATCTGAATCAGCAATCCATATTTTGGAGCCTGAAATTTTACATAACTTCATAGAAACACAAGCTATAAAGATACCGGATCTTCTAGCTAAATATCCCGAcaataaattcattttgaatGCAGTAGatttatatataacatatttcagTGTGTCTGAATATCAAGAAATGTATATAAATGTTACTGTCTTTGACAACATAAACAACAGTCTTGCATCGAAATTGAGTTCTCCTTTCAGCGATGTTCGATTGGTTGTAACTCATTTGTATTCTTTGTATTCTAATATCAAAGAACTTAAAAATTCTATAAGCAATGTCGAAAAAAGCCCTATGGAACTTCTGTATTTGGCAGAATGTGAACCTATAACAGTTCAAACATATAGAAATAGATTGCTGCACCTACAAACTTTATCATTTGAAGGTACAATACTTTCGAATTTAAAAGCAAAGTATAATGATATTCCACTTAGGTATTTATTAGGATGTTTGTACATAAACTTTTCCATACTATGGGAACCTGTGAGTAAAATTGTTGCTACGTATGCAAACAAAGAATGTGAGCAATTTTGGCAAGTATTCTTAACAGAATTAAAATCGTGTCATAAAGAGGCACCAGACTATAAAGCATTGTACGAGTGTGATATTATTTCTGAAATAGAAGTTGAAATACAGAAAATCAAAGACAAGCCTGATTATCAAAATCATACAATCCTGTTGTGGAAGTGTATGGGAAATTTCTCGCATTATTGTGAAATGAAGAACAGAGACATAACaggaatatttatcgattaCGTAAACGAGAATTTCTTCAAGACAAATTCCGAAGACGGCAACTGTTGCAGTATCTTACAGACACAAGTTCTGGATACTCCCGATAGTAAAATGGACGTTGATGCAGATGATGAAATCGATCCTGAACTTGAAGAAAATGAGGACGAGAAGGATGAAGCAGAACAGAAAATGGAAACAGAAGAGAAAGAAGTTCCCTCTACAAATAGAAAATCTAAATCAGCAAACACAAAGTCGAAGCAAATATTTATGCCGCATAGGGTTTACAAAGCAAAGGTTTTAATTGCTCAATTAGAGATATTCAGCAAGATAACAAATCCGAGAACACTTTATAGGGAATCAGAGATTCAGAAAATTTACTTGGATTTACTGTCCTCAAAGAACCCTGACATTCAAAAGGCTGCCTTAAATTGTCTTCTCACTTATAAGCACAAGTATCTACTGCCATACAAAGATAATCTTGTCAGTTTAATTAGCGAACagaatttgaaaaatgaattgaCACGATTCAAAATCGATGAAGAGAGTAGTATGATACAAAACGAGCATCGTAAAGATATTATACCCATATTAATGAGACTACTTTATGCAAAAATGGTATCAAAGACAGGGATGAGAACTGGCGGTAAAGGAGGCGGACTTGTAAGACGAAAATTGATTCTACGTTTTCTAGCTGGCACTCAAGAAGATGAAATGATCATATTCGTAAAAATGGCATTCAAACCCTTCAATAAGTACATGCCACTCGAAGTAAATGAAAAAGTCAATTTGGAAGAGTTAACGCAAAATATTATTAACTCGGTTAACTTGAACAACGTCGTGCCACCTAAACGTTTGCAAAGCGCTATCAATTTACTTGGAATTTTAATTGAACAGTTCGGTAGTAAAATGGGACAGAAATTATTACCCTATTTACTTGGTTTGGTCATATGCATTTTAGCAGAAGTAACTGGAATCTTGCAGAGATCAGATAAAGTTCATGTTGGCTACCTACCATCGATTAGAAATGTACGAAGAAGTTGTATCTTAATATTAGTACGATTCTGTGGTCACTATGAGAACTATGAATGGAGTAAACATGAAATGGATGCTTTGTTTAATACAGCAGTCTTTCCATGGCTGGAAAAGTTGCCTATCGAGGGTATTCACAGTCCTACGCCTTTGCTAAAATTGTTTATGGTGTGGAGCCAAAACTCGCGTTATTATCCGTTGTTTATAAAATATCGAGCTGACAATAAGACAATCAGTCCTCTACCATACGTTATGCGTCTTTTATTGGGTCCGAAGACACATCCATCTGTAGTTAATGCAATACTTGAAATGATTGAGAAAATGGTAACGTTGCAGGATTACGGAAAAAGAAATGAGAATGATATGGAAACTGATGGGGCCTTGGTTCCTTTAACACCGATACTTACTAATTTACTAGAAATAAACGAGGAAGCTCTGTCTAGCGGTGTCAACTTTGGGTCTACTATACTTCTACCTCATGTTTTCAGTATTTTGGAGCATATAAAAAAGAAACTGGGGAAGACAAATAGGGGAGTAAACAAAACAGAGTTGGTGATATTGTCACGCATCTCTGAATTTGTGAGAGACGCTGACGCTTGTGATACTCTTCTTACTCTCATTGTACCAATATTAGTTAGGCGAACCGGCGCTAGAGAAGGAGAGGAAACGATTATTGAATTAATCACCACAGTCATAAACCTTATCAAACACATTAAAAAACCAGAAATTCATTTGCGTGCAATTTTACCGCTATTGGGTACAATTTCGTCGATTCCTGCACGCAAACTTTTCTTGGGTCTCTACAAGACTATTGTTGAAAGATCTGCAGAAGAGTCCCGTGAAACGCTAATACAacattacaatataataaatgctttaaATGCATGGGATCGCAAGTGGCTTGATCAGCCAGATTTTCAGAAGAGGCTAGACGCATTCACTGAGATTAATAGTGCAGTGGAGAAGGATGCAATTACGTTGGAATTTGGAGTAGCAGTTATTtataattgttattattttcttaaaaatgatGCAGACCTAGCTATGAGAGATTATGCAGGACAGTGTTTAAAACTGATTGGTCCGAAATTGGCAATGAAATACAAAGAAAACACAATAGATAGGCGTTATGTAATGGATGAAACAATTTTAGTGCTCATACGGAAGGGGATTGTTAGCAAAATTGAAGCTGTACGACTTCATTCAATAGGTTTTTTGGGAACCATGTCGATGGAGTGTGCAGAAGCGCATCCTGTCTTACGTGATTTATCACTTTTAACCAACAAAATAGATCCAGAGGTGGACTTCTTTGAGAACATGCAACATCTACAAATGCACAGAAGAGCTCGTGCACTTCTTAAATTTTGCAGCTTAGCAAAGACGTTGAGAAAAGCTCCAAATCCAAGAACATTAACACAATTTATTTTACCACTTGCTTCTTCATATTTATGCAATGAAGCTTTTATACACAAAAATAGTATTGTTGATGCTGCGATAGAAACAGTCGGAACAGTGTGCAGACTGCTACCTTGGCAACAATACGAAATTATCTTGAAATATTACTTGGGAAAAGTAAGGAATTCTATTGAATATCAGAAGCAACTTGTTAGACTAATCGTTGCTATTCTAGATTCTTTTCATTTTGATCTATCAAAATACAAATTTGTAGATGAATCTTTAGCATCAGGAAGTAGAAAAGAAATTACAGGAGATAATCCAATTTCTTCAGAAAAGGTGAAGAAGGATGAAAACGTTGCCGAAACACTGGTTAGCAAAAATGTtaatgaagaagaaaatttagatGATGCTTTGAATTCCGATAATGTGGAGATTCTTgaagaaattgtagaaaaaGAACAAAAGGAAGCACAAGAAGAGGAACTTGTGATGGAAAAGCAAACAATACTATCGCAACAAGGAGCAAAACGGGTGGTCTTTAGTATATCCAAAGAATTATTGCCTCAGCTTCATCGTTCTATCATAGCAAGAACCAGTCGTGAGAGTAGTCACAAGGTTAACAAAAAGAGGGTTGCAGCGgacaacgaagaagaagaattaaTGAGAGTTCCCATTGCACTTGCATTtgttaaattattacaaaagttgccggaatttattttaaatgccAACTTACCAGG AATCTTCATGAAATTGTGCACCTTTTTGAAATCACGCTTAGATTCGGTGAGGCGAATTACTCGAGAGGTATTGCAGAAGATCATGATAACTCTGGGTCCAAAGTATCTTCACTATTTGTTAAGAGAAATGAATACATTACTAACAAAAGGTTTCCAAGTTCATGTACTTGCATATACAGTGCAATCAGTGTTGGTTGCTTTGAAGCCATATTTCCAGAAATTTGATATCAATGAAAACCTTCAGAGCATATTATCT GTGTGTAAAGTAGACCTATTCGGTTTAACGGCCGAAGAGAAGGAAGTTATCGGAATTGTGAAAAATGTGTCGGAAGCAAAGTCTACGAAaagtttcgatatttttcataTATTAGCAGAGTATATTACTGAATCATGTTTGGTGGACTTGATTTTGCCGTTGAAGGAAGTACTAATGAGAACGCACTCGCATAAAACGATTCAGAAAGTGGTGGAATGTTTAAGGAACGTGGTATTGGGTCTAGCTGATAACGCATTTATACCACTCGAACAAATGTTGATATTTCTTTACGGCATAGTTTCTGAAAGCATTCCGCAACTGCTACCTCAAAAAAAGCAGAAAGAGTATACAGAAAAAGAAGCGGAAGCGTTAGCCAGACGGAAACCAGACTTGTATATCATACCATTGCAGCCAAAAAATAGAATGGGTGTAAAAGCTGTTTCAAAAACATCGATAAATACTAATGTGCATATTATTATGGAGTTTGGCTTGAAACTCTTTCATATATTGCTGAAAAGAGACAAAATATCCGGCGAAGCGTTTGCACCTTTCATAGATCCGTTTGTACCAATTACAAGCGATTGTTTGAAGTCTCAACATGTTAAG TTGAGCACACTAGCTCTACAATGTTTAAACTGGTTGCTCAAGATGGACCTATCTTCGATACAGGAGTCAATCTCTGAAATCTGTACATCTATCTTTAATATACTGCACAAATACGCAGCAGCTGGTTTGAGCAAAGGAGACAATTTTGATCTCGTCATGGCTGGCTTTAAGTGTATGTCCGTAATTGTTCGCgatgtgaaaaattatacaattacTACGGACCAGCTGAAGGTTCTGATTATGTACGCCGAACAAGATATTCACGACAATGACAAACACGCGACAGCATTTGGATTGCTGAAAGCAATAATCGCTCGCAAGATGAATTTCCCAGAAATGTATCTTGTCATGGAGAAAGTTGCCACTTTGAGCATCACATCGGAATTGGAACACGTTCGACAGCAGTCTCGTTCTGTTTTTTATTCTTACATAATGGAATATCCTCTTGGAAAACACTTAAACAAACACATTGCGTTTTATTTGACGCAGTTAAACTATGAGATGCAACCTGGTCGACTGAGCGCATTAGAAATGCTTCACAGCATAGTTACGGGATTTCCAGTA AGAACTCTGGTTCTGAAGTCGGGTCTCATATTCGTAATGGCGAGCGCGAGTTTGGTGAACGACGATGACCCAACATGTCGCAAATTATGCGCCAAATGTATTAAAGAAATGATTACTCGTATACCTTATAATAAAAGGAGCAAGCTTTTTGACATTGTTCTGGAGTGGTTAAGAGATACCGAG aTATCTCACCGTGTTCTGGCTGCTCAATTGTGCGGAATATTTGTCAGCGTAGAGAAAGACACTTTCGAATCTCGCCTAAAGGAAGCGCTACCTcttatattaaaacaatttcacgCAAAGTTCGACGACAAAGAAGAACCTGGACGTTTCGTGAAATTACACACAGCTGCTGAATTAGAAATGCAACCAAACATCAAAGATCCAGAAAGACTGAAAGATCATCACATGTTCCAAGTTCTACAATTATTGTTGAAAATATCGGCGAACTGTACGGCATTTCTCAAGACCAATCAGTACAAAGAAGCTGTTTGCTCAATTGCTG AATATAGTCAATCTTTATTGGCGCATCCGCATGCGTGGGTTCGTCTAGCAGCGTCTCAGATGATCGGGTTCATTTTAGCCGCCCTTGATATTGACAAGATCGTAGATCTATTAGAAAACCCGGAGAAATGCGAAGCAGAATCTGGCTACATGTACTATGACCCTACTAGTATTATAAGAAGCTTGAGTTTAGATTTAATCGCGCAACTGCTACCAGACACAACGTTTGAAGAACTGATGGACCAAACCGttaagaatttaatttttatcgcgaGAATTCTAAAGTCTGTTAATACATGCGATGATGCGATCGCCGATAAAGGTGATGGAACTAAAGAAAAAGACAAGAACCAGTTGTCTCTTCCTTGGTTGCTTAGAAAATTGAGAAAGGCTGTGAATGTAGAGATAACGCGGGCTCCTAAATCGAAATCAGTG AGAACTGCTTTCTTGAAATGGGTAGCCGGGGTCGTGGCAACCATACCCATAGAACATTTGAACGGGGTACTTTTCAGCATAATGTCACCGATCGCACGTGAAATGGCATCGACAGAAGAGCATAATGTCGCTTTACGTCGATTGGCAAAAGAAGCAGCCACAATGATAAAGAAACGCATGGGTAACGAAGAATACACTAGGTTGCTCAGTCGTGTACAACAAAAGTTGGACATCAAGAAAACCGAAAGAAGAAAGATACGCACGCAGCAG TATGTAACGGATCCGGAGCTGGCTGCGAAACGTAAAATAGCTAGGCaacagaagaagaaagaagctAGGAAGAGGAAATCGAGTACCATGAGAGGGAAAAAAATGGTAAAGAAACGTCCGAAGAAGGAGGTTGATTTAGATATCGTATGA